The sequence below is a genomic window from Humulus lupulus chromosome 3, drHumLupu1.1, whole genome shotgun sequence.
AAAATTGGAAATTAAACAAAATGCTGTCACCCTTAtaattatctgattgaaaattaaattaatttatactCAAATTCGTCTCCAAATGATTtggatcaattttttttttttatgttcttaTTGCAGGAGTTTTTCAAGACAGCTATTGATAACATGGCTGCAAATAGTCTGCGATGTGTTGCCATTGCATATAGGTCCCACGAGTTGGACAAAGTTCCTTCAGAGGAAGAACAATTGAGTCATTGGGCTTTACCTGAAGAAGAACTTACCTTGCTTGCTATTGTCGGTATAAAAGTATGCACAAAAGCAATTTTTTAATTCAACTGCAAATACaccttttctttcttctttctaaaTTTATGTGAAAAGGGTTATCTTGTTTGTGGTATGTGAAAAGGGTTCATCCGTTTTTTGTGAGTTTGAAAATGTTCATTTCTCAAAAAGGTAGTGCAGCAGTAACCAGGTCATTATGAGTGTGTgaattaggatttaattattttgattttgtGAGGAAAACAGCACAGGGTTATACATGCGAACTTTACTTAAATATCAAATGCTAGCCTTTTCTCCATCTTCAAAATGGTCAAGGTTGTGTTTTATCTTATCTCATAATAAAAACGCACAATTCCTAGATATAGGGTTGGATTTCTGTGCTAACTTTCAAATTTTAATGATTATATTATCTTTTGGTATGTAAGCTGATACCATGTCTGTATGTAGGATCCTTGTCGTGATGGTGTCCGTGATGCAGTGAAAACATGCACGGCTGCCGGTGTTAAGGTATTTTATTGCATATTCTCAACAATAGCTTCCCCAACTTTAATGATATATGTATTgtcattttctttttatttattacttgATCTAAATAAGAATAGTGGACATGGAAGCAAATTACTATAGAGATTTCTTCCAATGCTAGTACACAAATATATGATTTGAGAGTCAAGTTTTCTAGTGTATTTACTGATGCACCTGATAagttgattaaaaaaattaatgggAATTGCATGTTTGTTACTGTCTAGGTACGCATGGTTACAGGAGACAATCTTCAAACAGCCAAGGCAATTGCTTTGGAGTGTGGGATACTTGATTCAATAGAAGATGCTATTCATCCTACACTCATTGAAGGAAAGGATTTCCGTGCATTATCTGAAAGGGAAAGGGAACAAATTGCCAAGAAAATAACGGTATGgtttcaaaataaagaaaatccgAGCTTTGTAGTTGTGCATCTTCAACTGAATTTTTCTTATTAATCAACTTGTTGCAACATGAATTGTATGCTTCTTGgacaaattataatttttattttaaacaaaacTACTTGTATTACTAATCAGAGATTTAATAAATACAAGAAAATTTGgaaaaatatcacaccaattatGAATTGTGATTAAATGTAAGGAAATCGTACAGGTAATGGGAAGGTCTTCCCCAAATGATAAGCTTTTGCTTGTCCAAGCATTACGGAAGGGAGGAGAAGTTGTTGCTGTAACTGGAGATGGCACTAATGATGCTCCTGCACTTCATGAGGTTTGTTATCTTTGTGCAAAAAGAAGTTTGCTGTATGTTCTTAATAGGATATTTGGTGCTTGTATTTTCCAGGATATGAAATGTCTTGACAATGTGCTAAATTTAATGGAAGATTGATAATTAATATTCATAACTCACAAATGATGCATGTGTGGTTTTTTAACTTCATCATGGATCATTAACTTTGTTGAATGCTATATTTGTTATGTTGTATCCCAAGTCTGCTAACTGCTTAcatctttttaaaattatacatacatacatatatataaacttgTCATAAGTTTGCACACTACATTCTCAATGTATCAGAACAATTATTACAAGTTATTCAATGGGTACAAACGTTATCCACATTCAATGTACTTATCAATTCTATGTCCTGATTTGTTTGGTGTCTCCTTGTGAAAAGGGAAAGAAAACAAAAATTCTCTAGTGGCTGAACGTTTTGTAGTTTATTTGTTGAAATACTCCGTTTCTGCATCAAAGTAGATGACAAGATATTTTGTTACAGTACTTGCGAGTTGCGATAAATTTCTCCTGACCATTCCACAGAGGATTTGGTGGATACTATTTTTTGCTTCTTGTTTTGTACTAGAATGTGAACTTTTTGTTTACATTATTCTCATGTTTCCTGGTAATAGTTAATTGCATTTATACCAATTTTGTATTTTAGGCAGATATTGGACTTTCTATGGGCATTCAAGGAACTGAAGTTGCAAAAGAAAGCTCAGATATCATTATTTTGGACGACGACTTTGCCTCAGTTGTCAAGGTGAGTATGTacattttgtatttattttggaaGTGTGCATTTGGTGgaattttctctcttttccttttctCTTATATGTTTGCCTTAAGAAACCACTAGATGTTTTTTCATTACATGATGTTTTTAATCTTGTTAGCTCTTAATGTTTAGAGGCAAGCCTTCACTCCTTTTGTTCTGAACATTTTTCTTTTTCTACTATAGGTTGTTCGTTGGGGACGCTCTGTCTATGCAAATATTCAGAAATTTATTCAATTCCAGCTCACTGTTAATGTTGCTGCACTTGTAATAAATGTTGTGGCTGCTGTGTCCTCTGGTGATGTCCCTCTAAATGCAGTGCAGGTTGATCCTCTTTTCTCATATATTACTATACAGTAATTACTTGGTATTTTGATTGATTACCCAATTGCTCAGATTTGTACATGTTGAAATATTTTGAAACTTGAAGTCAACAAAACCATTGAAAAATATGAGATTAAATATCTTATCAGGCCTACGTGTGATGCCTTCTTAAATTATATGTTCCGATAGTACAGGTGTATTACATAATTTTCTCTTATAAGAAACATTATTCTGTTGTATGAAATTTAACATCATATTTTTACCAGGTTTATAATATACAAGATTTAGTATTATGCTCTTCTTCAAATTAGCAACTTACAAAATCAATGTTTTGCCTTGATGATTTTCACAGCTTTTATGGGTTAACCTGATAATGGATACTCTTGGAGCACTTGCTTTGGCTACTGAACCTCCTACAGACCACCTCATGCATAGAATGCCTGTTGGCCGGAGGTTTGAAACATTGTGCTTGGTCAAATTCAGTTTTTTTCAAGCCGTAATTGCTGTATTTTTGTGCTGTTTTGATATTATATTGTTACAGCTTTGTCTTGTATGTATTTGCATCCGATTGGTTATATCTAAATTATGTTGAATAATGTTGTTTTCTCTAATAGGTTTCATCAATCATTTTTTCATTCAACCaaaaatattttctcttttttctctATGATGTTTCTcaacagttttttttttcaatcaaaatAGATGATTGATAAATGTGTACAAGTTTGATATTGAGGAATTTAGAATCATCTTGTGTTGTAAAAGAATAACATTTTTACCTTGCTTATGCATCTGATTCTGTCTGTGAGCTGTTGATCTCATTTCTCCAAAAATAATATTTCATGTAAAAATAGATTTGTGGCATTCTCTCTAAATTTAAATGCCGGCATTCATGTCTCGTGTGAATGTGCATTTCCTTTGAAAGTAGGGAAAGGAAATAAAGTCTTGTCTATTTTAAATGTGTTAAACTCCTGATTCTGTAATGGGGATTTTCCCCTTAAAATAAGAAGGAATCTACATACTTTTTTGTGTGCGTTTATTTTGAGGTTCTTGGAAAATGGTGATTTGAGACAatattctctcttttttttcttcttatttaatACAGAGAACCTCTTATAACAAACATTATGTGGAGGAACTTACTCATACAGGTACCTATTCTTCCTTTTATTTATCTGTTGAGTCTAATTTATGTCATGGTTAGGTGGTGTTTTAGGTAGTCTTTTATTTCATTTAGTGCGGatttacgcttttgtttgtttgttttacagttttagtgaataaataggaagaaagaagaagaaattggtaacttgtattagggattaatagggaggatagttgatgagattagcTGCCCTAATTACTCtctcattatttaaattcaaGGTTTTTCCGTTACTTATTATGTTTATTGAGTTCTTTATTATTGTTTTTGCAATTTATATTTTCATCCTGCATCGTTACAAAAATCAAAGTTTAATTgaccaaatagaaacaaaaatgttaattgattggtaattggtaATAGGACTATACTTGTTTTTACTAATATTATTACTGAATTGCGATATGTGCATTTGCATAGCAAATAATTTTCGCAACAgtatatttgaaattttattagttttttttttaatgagatgTAACAACTAATAACAAAAAAATCTACTCCTGCAGGCTCTCTATCAAGTTGGTGTGCTTCTGGTCCTTAATTTTGCGGGCAAGAGCATTCTAAATTTGAATGGCGACAACAAAGCACATGCCGTAAATGTGAAGAATACTGTTATATTCAATGCATTTGTACTCTGTCAAGTGagtattttttttgttgttgagaGCAAGTACTAATCTCACTTGCTAATGGACTAATAACATTGGTACTTCTATTTTAGATCAACAGTGGTGACTAGGGAATTGATTTGCTTATTAGTAATCTTTTCCATGTATCTAAAGCAATATTTGTAAAACTGATGCTGTTAGTGAACATTAAACCGACAATCTGAATATTTGCTTTGTTCGAATTTCAGATATTTAATGAATTCAATGCTCGAAAGCCTGACGAAATGAACGCATTCAGTGGGGTGACTAAAAATCGGCTCTTCATTGCAATTATCGCAGTTACTTTTGTCCTTCAGGCAAGGCCAGTGTGGATATTTGTACTATGCTTCACTATTATAGGGATCTAGTTTTAACCAGACTCCTCTAACTGATCTGCAGATAATCATCATCCAATTCCTCGGAAAGTTTACATCGACAGTGCATCTCGATTGGGCACAATGGCTCATCTGTTTTGGCATTGCTATCATTAGGTAAGTAAAATCTTAAAGCCATTGCTCATATTAGTTATTTtcaagagtaatgatatgtgcatccAAAATAtacacccaaacattacacaGTGATGTGACAGTTTGACCTAATCagtcacatttattaaaactgggtCCCTCTAAtttaaaaagcagtgacacgtcaatatttgggtgcatattttgagtgtacatatcattactctatttTCAAAAGGAGGCCTTACCTCCTTAATTTTGAGAGAGTTTATAAAGCTGTTTTATCAAAATATACACTAACTAATTTGCCATGTACACTTGTAAAAGAAAACATGAACATTTTGTTTTGTGTGTAAAATATGTCTCAACAATTATTGTTTCATTATTATAGACATTGAAATGTGGTCCTAACTTAATGTAAATTGTCTCAGCTGGCCTCTTGCTGTTGTTGGAAAACTCATTCCAGTTCCCAAGACACCAGTAAGTGAGTTCTTCCGTAGACCGATTCGTCGATACAGAACTGCTCGTAATCCATAATTTTTTCCATCCTATTTTTCTCTACACTTCCTCTTCGCGGTTCACTTCATCAAAGATCAAAGAAGAACTACTGCAAAAAAACTCACTGCAAAAAAGAAAACTTTATATATACTGCTTGAAAGTACTAGCCAAAGatttattattactattttaATACTTAATTACTATTTTTGCTTTGTCTGCTTAAAGGTTTGggcaaaattaataaataatttttagtaatatatactatatatacattgaaaagaGAGTGTGTAAAAAGGGTTTCCTCTTCATCTTTTTCCCTTCTGAGGGGAATCTGTGTGAATTACGTCCGAAGTTTGGCTTACTTTTCTGTAATGGAATTTGTATATGGCAAAGAAGATTTTCTTATTTGGAGTTGCTAAAAAAACCTATCAACTCGATTTTAATTGACAGTCATTGTATTTATAGAAACTGAGCTAAAATCAGTGTTGATTTTCCATTCCTAATGAgctattgaaaaaaaatattgaaaagataaagaaaaaccCCTTGATGAGTTGTAATTggtgttaaaaaaaataataaagataaaaaaaagtatttatacatttttgaaccttgtattttgtaTCTTGTGTTTTGAcgaattattttttggaccctatattttataaaattgttaaaatagaatctTAAACCATGTTATATTCAATTAAAATCCATGTTAATCAAGTTGAATCTATCtttaattactaaattaaatatttttcaacTTATAAATCAATGCAACTAAAAACTACTTTTTCTAATAACTCATCCTTGCGTAAGAATGGTAGATCGACTACAATTGGTAGATAGGACACATCTTTGCTTAAGAATGGTAGATCGATTACAATTGGTAGATAGGACACTTGTGATGCGATGAATAATTATACAAACAATAACAACTACTACCAAGTTTAGCTGTTGGAAAGTGCTACAATTGATTATGAAGAGGGATCAAAGCCAATTACAAGTCCCATTTCTTGTTCTTTGAAACGTTTAAGAAGGGAGTCTTGCCCCATGACTTGAGAGAAAGTGAGTAATGTGAAAAACCAGTTGAATGATATTAGATAAGAGAATTGGACATTCATCACATGTTGCCACAAACTATGATCTTGTTTTAACCAAAATTGAAAGCCAACCAGCGACATTACAAAGAATTAAtgtaaataaagaaaagaaagaaaaaaaaagggtctTCAAATCGTATTAAACAATATATTAACCATGATAGGATGGCAACTTCTTCCATCAAAAAAGCAGTCTCTAACAATCACCTTCACAGAGGAACTTCATACGTTTCTTTCTGCAAAACCCAAATGATACATTATACAGTCAACCCTTTTCTATCTTCTCAGCTGCCATGTTTTAAGGTAGTGAGCTGAGCTGTCTTTGCTAATCCATATTCAACTCTTTTTCGCGGGTTTTCTCACGCCATAGGAACTAGCAGAAGCACGAGTACGCCAAATGGTTCTTCTTCGTCACATAATGAGTGATGAAATCCGCAAATGAGGCCGAGGATTGGGATATATCAGCCGGAACAATTATCTGGGTCTTGCCGGAAGCAATTCTCTTACCGGCAACATTTGAATAGAACAGGCCAGAGATTGCAGGAACAAATACATCGCTCTGTGAACACACGTAGAAGTCGACAACTTTCTCGAATTCAGTAGTATCTGAATCCAAGATCTTTGCTTTCTTATCTGCTGGTATAATCCCGTCCTGCAATTGTTCAAAGAGGTAAATAGGATGTTAAATCTTAACACCAATTTTCTCATGTTCGATGGTATAGTAACTGGTAGAGAAATGAGACTCAATGATTGGTTTGCCCACTTTAAATTTTTCCTGGAAGTTTCAGTTTTGAGAGGGGTAATTTGCAAATTCTAAATTTTTCAAGACAAAGTTGAGCCTTTGAATTTCTGTGATTGAAGTATAAGGACACAGGGCACAGGCCACATCAGTTTGGGCAAAACATAATGCAGATGAATCAAGGGAAGATTTTAGTCAAACAAAGACACTAAAATAAGAGTTAAGAAAatcttattaaaatattttataaatggaTTTCTCACCTTTATATAAGTTTTGGGAAAGACATCTTTTAAGTAGTCTAAGCTGCTGTCCCACTTAGTTTCAGTCAAATAGATTGTGGTATCCTTACTAAATCCAAGTTTAGTCAAAAAGGTACCGATCTCGTCTGCGCTGTAACAACTTTTTGCTCCAGATTCACCATCTCCTCGGCAACCCTTATGCTCCAACATTTCAAGCCTCAAGTCCACTGCAACGAATTGGCCATCTGACTTTCGACTCAAAGTTCTTAGACGCTCAACCATTGAGTCAACTACTTCTTGAATCTCTGGTTGCAACTCTAAAGTTCCAAACATTGCCAAACATGCAACTGAATCACTGGGACTCTCTTTGTCTGCCTTTTTCATGTTTACAGAAGGAAAGTAAGTAACCAACTTAATAGTTCCCTTATTTCTGTAAATTGGTTCAATATGTTCTGTAATATAATCTTCTGTAACCCTATTAGGGACCCTCACAACAGCAAGATTCCTTGTTGATAACTTAGCAGGAGGATTTTTTGTCACTCTGACCACTCCCTCCAGGCTCTTCAAAAACTTCTCAACATCATAAATTTCTTCAAAACTCCTGTATATTTTCAAGAAAGTTATTTTATCATCAATTGCTTTCTCATAAGCAACTTTTTTTTTCATTGCAGATACAACAGAGTTTCACTGCAATTCCTAGTCACTAGTAATAATTATTGATCATAGTATTGAGTCAGTGGCAGATATAATAAGCTCGCCACCAACAATGTCTATAACATCAAATAAGAAACAGCAAAGAGAAACCTTTTCGAGTAATTCAAAAGTAATGAGGACAGTCTTTTCTGTTGTAGATATATTCTAATTACTAACCTCTGGTCACCAGGTTTGTTTCCTCGAATGTCTGGAACTACGAGGGTTGCTCCTAGAGATCTCGCCACTACCACCGCGTCAGCAATCTGAAAATATTCAGGAAAGCATAAAAAATTAGAGAATAAGGGGAAAAGAGACCTGAGTAAAGAAACTAGGGCAATTTTATCAAATCAAAAGATGCCACACAATGAGAtgcatatatatatcacataaacaaaCAAGCACTTCAACATAGATATGGAATTCAACATAAAGGGAAAACATTTTTCGAAGGAATGAGTAGCTGATGAAAGGAACTATGATTGATGAAAGTGAAAAAAAACATAAAGCAATACGTATGACTGATTGTGTTCATTAGTATGAGTACTATTAGCCTCTAACTCACAATTAAAAAAAGTTATTTCTCAAAAGATATCTAAAAGAATCAACCCCCTAAACCCAAACTTCTAAATAATTCGAAAACTATTAATTGAGGCTTAGCCTCCCTGAGGCCAAGGTATTGTCTCAGCTAGCTTTTGACAGACCAGAAAGTGTAAGATACAATGTTATAGAACTGAGCAAATCAATAGCAGAATTCTGCAGAAGGTTGGGAAAAGTTGATCTGACAACAATTTATAAACAAATAGATTAGAACAAACCCAATGAATTAATAGACTAGCTGATTTGGATACCTGAGAAACATGGTATTCAGGGCCATTTGTTAATGAGAATACGACAAATCCATTTGTCTGCTCAACACCATCTGCTAAAACAAAAAGTAAGAATTGTTGATACTTGATACCATGAAAAGAAGAACATAATGAAGCATGGAAATGAAATTATCTAATGTAAATTGTATGTTGTATAGTAAATATACCTAAACCCGGCTTAGACCAACATGCTTTTAGTTCTAGACCGTCATCTTTCCAGGGCACCACACTCTTTTCTGGAAAAGTAACAACCTGCTTTGCAATCTTGGCATTATCTAAATTAACATGCCGATCTCCTGGGAATGTTTCCTGCAAATTAAAACAACAAAATGGGAGGAAATGAAGTTAACAATACAAGCTTAATCATAAATCTCCATTGATAGACTCTAATTGAACCCTGCACCAACTCATTCTTTCTTAGATTTAAGTAAGAGCATAAAACTTTTTTTTGGGTCAAATCAACCATTGTTTGTTTCTCTTTCACTTTTTAAGCATAAAGATTGTACAAGAAATTAACTTTGCTTCCTTTTCTCCTTCCCCAGAAACCGAGGATAAGAGTAAGACAATAAAATACCACAGCCAATAATCAAAAAGGAAAACACTAGTGGGATTCCTGCCAATTTCCAAGCTAATTAGAGCAAATCAAACAAAACCCATCTCAGAAAACAAATCCAACAAAAAAGTACAGAAAGTGGATCAGTTATAGATAATTGAGAGAGCGTGAGTGAGTGTGTTCATAGGCATTAATACTTACACCAACAGCAGAATCAAAATGGTCTCTTTTAATCATGTTGCCGAGCATCACAAACATTGTCAATGTAAGTATCCCAGCCACCACTTGCCTCATATCAACACCCATCTCTtctttcccaaaaatattttttcTCAGATCTTTTCCCACGAAACAAACAGACACCCAATAAACAATGAACAGACAAGATTAATGGGTCAGAACCCAAATGAGGAGAAAAAAGAAAATCAGGATCCCTAGTTCTAATGAAACACAAGGTGACCCGTAAGCCAATAAAtaagagagagagacagagatgCTTAATCTGGGAACGGAAAGCTTTACAAAGACAAAACCATATAACAGCTTATACACACAGACATTAATAATACAACAAAGATATCTcacaattttctttttctttttttcaataaataaaataaaaaacctgTTTTTTCTCTTTGTTACAGCACCGACACTTTCATGGAAAATGACGGCTTGCCTAAATAGCTAAATTTACTTTacaagtttgtattttttttggtATGTATTATTTGTGTATAACAAAATTGCTATATAATTTTGGGATTTGAAGGTAAAAATTAGAACTTTTTTGATGGAGGTAATTcagaacccagaaaaaaaaaacaaagttgtAACCTTTTagagagataaaataaagaaatttattatgtgaatgtgaataacccaaaaaaaaaattatatactttcTTATTTTAGACATGTTatgtatttatgtatttatttaaaatagaaagagtgaaggaatttattttatttactattAATTATTATATGTGTCACATGCTATTGCTGTAATTTATTTTGGTCACAAGAAATTAATAAATGACTCTGACAAAAATgaataaacaaacaaataaatctACACATTTACACATGATATATTAATATTTCATATAAGGGTGTTGGAATcggatatttaaaaaaaataataataatcaaattttttttttttttaaaaaggcaCACTATAAAGcattaaatatttttgtttaatggTTTAAATAGAAAAAGGTTGTAATAATTTTAATTGGAAATGACAAAGACTAATGCCAAACAAACTATTGCTTATCTATCATGTATAAATTATTTAAGCATGGCCCACAAGAGTAAATGAAATGAAAAACCCCAAGTTTGAAAGTAAatctatatttttaatttatataacaagaagtgatattattttattttttaggtaaaaaaaaaaggGTACAAAAAGTTATATTCTATTTCACTTTATTATATGTACACAATTCTTTAAAATAGTATAAATTTTCCTTTTTGCTTGTATTGGCGGGTCCTTGTACTATTGTAGCTTT
It includes:
- the LOC133821816 gene encoding protein MANNAN SYNTHESIS-RELATED 1, which gives rise to MGVDMRQVVAGILTLTMFVMLGNMIKRDHFDSAVGETFPGDRHVNLDNAKIAKQVVTFPEKSVVPWKDDGLELKACWSKPGLDGVEQTNGFVVFSLTNGPEYHVSQIADAVVVARSLGATLVVPDIRGNKPGDQRSFEEIYDVEKFLKSLEGVVRVTKNPPAKLSTRNLAVVRVPNRVTEDYITEHIEPIYRNKGTIKLVTYFPSVNMKKADKESPSDSVACLAMFGTLELQPEIQEVVDSMVERLRTLSRKSDGQFVAVDLRLEMLEHKGCRGDGESGAKSCYSADEIGTFLTKLGFSKDTTIYLTETKWDSSLDYLKDVFPKTYIKDGIIPADKKAKILDSDTTEFEKVVDFYVCSQSDVFVPAISGLFYSNVAGKRIASGKTQIIVPADISQSSASFADFITHYVTKKNHLAYSCFC